CCCAGTCGCTTTATGCCACCAGAAGCTTACTTACACATTACCGCCTCAAAGGTTACCAACTTTGGTGGTGGGGGACTAATAAGTTCTTATTTTTTTACCTGGCTAGGATATCCTGGTGTTATTTTAGTAGGCATTGCATTTTCTTTATTTTTATTTTCTATACAAAATAAAAATAAAAGTCGCTCTCTTATCATTTTTCAAGCAATGGTTCTTTCTAGCTATCCCCGATGGTTTTCATATTCCCCCATCACTCTCTTTAAAATGTGTGTGTACGCAGTTATAATGTGGGGCATCTTCAAAGTAGTAAGATCATTCTTTTTGGTAACTATTCCGTCGCGAAGCCTATCAAGCGGAGTCTGTCAGTAAGCGTCAAAGCTAGCAGTACCTCGTAGTATCGTTATCCCTATGTGTCAAAATATAAGTACAGCAAAGAGCAAAAAGAGGCTATCCAGAGCAGAATGATGCCACCGGAAAACATATCCATACCTAGATTATCTCAAGAAACTGGGATAACGGTCACCACGCTCTACAACTGGAGAAAAGGGCTCAGATTGTCCGGCAAAGCCGCACCTGGCAGAGAGGATGATTTCGATAGATGGAGCTCCAGGGATAAGTTCCTAATCGTCCACGAAACCTACACCATGAACGAGGCAGAGTTATCCCAGTATTGCAGGGAGAAAGGCCTTTACGTCGAGCAAATTGCGGAGTGGCGAAACTTCTGCGAGGAAGCCAACGAAGGTCAGAACCGCAAGGTCAGGGAGCTCATGCAGGAAGTGGCTTAGCTCAGGCGATCTGGGGGGAAAACGAGGACGAATGATCGGTGCCTCAGATCGCCGCAAAGCAGTGGAACTGATCGAAGAGGCCATATCCAATGGATCGACCCAGGCCAAAGCCTGTAGGGAGCTCGGTATCACCGAAAGGACCTTCCAGCGTTGGTGCAAAGAGGGAGAGGTCAAAGAGGATCAAAGGCCCTACGCTCCCAGAAGCAACCCTCAGAAGCTCTCTCCGACAGAGGAGAGAAAGGTACTGGAGTTAGCCAACAGCCCAGAATATGCCAGCGCACCGCCAGCCCAGATAGAGAACGATCTACTGGAAAAAGACCTCTATATAGCCTCCGAGTCCACTTTCTACAGGATACTGAGGAGACATAAACAACTCAACCACCGAGGCAGAGCAGCGGCTCCGGTGAAAAGGAGTATAACCACCCATAAAGCCGATGGTCCTAACCAGCTGTGGTCCTGGGACATAACCTATATCTGTGGTCCTGCCAAAGGGCTGTTTTACTATCTGTACCTCATAATGGACCTCTACAGCAGAAAGATAGTCGGCTGGGAGGTCTACGACGAAGAATCAGGGGAGCTGGCCTCGGAGGTAGTCACCAAAGCGGTGTTGTCGGAAAAGATCCGACTCTCCGAGAAGCCGATGGTCCTACATGCTGACAACGGAAGCCCCATGAAAAGTGCTACATTGATAGCCACTATGGAAAAGCTGGGAGCCCTGTTTTCCCACAGCAGACCGAGAGTAAGCAACGACAACCCTTACAGCGAGTCGGTCTTTAAGACCCTGAAGTACAGACCGGCCTTCCCCAGCGGTGGCTTCAAGGATATAGACGAAGCGAGGACATGGATCCACCGGTTCGTGTCCTGGTATAACCACACCCATCGCCATAGCGCCTTGAATTACGTGACACCTGAGCAAAGGCATGAAGGGAAAGCTCAGGAAATACTGGCTAAGAGGGAAAGTACCCTGAGAGAGGCCAAAAGACGACATCCCAACAGATGGAGAAACAGACCGATAAGGAACTGCTCCATAGAGGAGACAGTCTACCTGAACCCGGAGAAAGAGTCCCAGGAAAAGCGTAGAGACTGAGTCATTCCAATTCGATATTTTTGCGACATCTCGCTTGACAGGCTCCGCCATAGACCGCATCCACGATATACTCCACGGGGCCTGTAGACTTCCTATATCCACGGGAACGATCTTACAACATGGTCAAAAGAGCGATTCTCTCCGTAGCCCCATCTGTGGAGGTCATAAAGGAGAAGGTCAAAGCTCTCTCCTTGGCCCATTTCGAAGAAACAGGTGTTCGAGTAGATAAAGGACTCTGTTGGGCCCACTTAGCCTGTAACCGCGACTACTCCTACATCTCCGTCAAGAAGAAGCGAGGCTACGACGGAATGGTCGCCTCTGGGATACTTCCCTGGTTCAGGGAGATAGCCGTCCATGATTTCTGGCGTTCCTAATTCGGGAGCTGAGGGCCACCCACGAAAACACCGGACAGGAATAGGCCTTAGACCTGTGAAAAAGCTCCTGGTATGGGCCCAACACAAGAAGAAGGCGTTTATCGCGGCCGATAAGGATGGTTTTTTCCCTTATTGTTGTCGCCACAGGATCAATAAGCCCTTCGATGAGTTGCTTTCCTCCGGTCTGGCTCAAAACCCCCTACCTACTGGAAAGGGGCAAGATGTAGGCCTAAAAAAGGCAAGGCCAGGAACCTCCTGGAGAGATTTAGGGACCATAAGGAGGGGATCCTGCTCTATGTCAGGGACTTTGCGATCCCCTTCGACAATAACTAAGCTGAGCAAAACATCCGCAACTTCAAAGCGAAGCTTAAAAGATCGGGCTGCTTCCGAACTTCGGAAGGGGCTAGTGACTATGCCAAAAGAATGTCGTTCCTCATCACGACGAAGAAGAACTCGATCAATATATTCGAGGCCACGTCTATGGCTCTCGATGGTCAGATTCTCTTCCTGCTTGGGGCGACTGAATAGTTACCGATTCAAAATGTGCTCTCTTACTTTGAGAGTCGCATTCTTGAAGTATATGGGATCTGCTAAACGAATTATCCTCAATAGCCACATCGCAACGCTTCTCCCCACATAATCATAGCTTTTATAAAACAGAAAACCTGCTATAAATCGCACCATAGCACTATATCTGGCAACAAGAGACACCTCAGCATCCCTTGACATCTTTATATTTATGTTCATCTCATCTCTGAGAAAATCCCTTTGCACGGCAGAGAGTTTTTTTAATTTAAATGCACATGTATTATTCCCATGAACCCTATAACAAACAGGAGAAAACGCCACCTCCGCAAATCGCTTGCCTTTTTTTGCGGAACAAAACCACAGATAGTAGTCTTCTATGTGTTTTATTCCGCAAAGCAGATGCGCTGAATCATCCCACACATCCCTTGAATAAAAAGCTCCTGGAGCCAGTATCATACAACCCACACCAGCTAAAAGATTTGCCCTCTCACGGTTAGTCATTGGCGTAAAAAGTCGTCGGTCGTTTCTCCTAATCCGTTTTTTTCCAGTTAGTTCATCAACCTCAACGACATCAGAGCAAAAAATTGTGTTTTTTATACCATCGTATTTCTTTATTATATCAATAGCTCCTGGAAGGAACCAGTCATCGCCAGCCAAACCCTTAAGGAGAGATCCCTTTGATGCTGCGATACCCTTTCTAAAGTTCCCGACTATACCAACATTTTTCGAGCCTTTGACGAGTTTTGCGTTGGCGAATTGGTGGCCGTTTTTATCTATCCAATCCTCGACAACCTCAGGAGTTCGGTCTGTAGAGAAGTCATCAGTTACTATCAGCTCCATATCATGGACATCAGACTTCAGCATACTATTCAGAGTATGAAGGACACATTTTTCTTGATTATAGGTCACTATGACAACGGAAAGCATCGTTTTCATCCTCTCAGGGTAAATAATACACAAACCACTAGATCATTCTTAGCTATAAGGGGTCCTGTAAAAAACCTAATTTTTCGACAAAACAGAGTTACGCCCCACCCCACACCAAACAGCGGAACTCTGCCCTTAATTCTAAGACTTTCAATTATAGCAGATCAGCTTCCTAACCCTCTCCTTCAACGGACTGTCACCTTCGCAGAATACCTGAAGGACCCCTCCACCGTAGAAGCGGACGTTGTCCTGCCGAAGATTGACTGGGCGGCTTTGAGGGCTGTGTAGGGTGGTTGGTTTTCCTTGCTGTTGGCTTTCATCTCGTCCATGGCTTTGTCGACTTCCTCGGGGCTTTCTATCCAGCGATCATCGTAGCTATGACCTACAATCACCGAGGAGGTGGGCTTTTCTCTGCCGTACTCTCTGTTTATCCGTAAGGCAAAGAAGGCCATGTAATCGACGTCGTCGGGAGAAAGGCAGTAGCCCCCATCAGCACGATGTGATTTGCGCTGTTGGTGGCGACTCTCAAGTCCCTTTTTACATCGTCCAGGAACGATGCTGGGTTTGGCTTGAAGTTGCTCTGCATCACGATCTGGGTGTGCTGGGCAAAGGTGGCTATACCACAGTGTACGTAGAGCCTTTAGTTGGACTCAAAGCCATTTATCACCGCCTCTTTGGCGAAACCTCTAAACGGTGGGGGCGGTATAAGGGAGGGGGAGGCGACATCCCAGGATTATCCCAGCTAGCTGCTAAGCTTTCCACAAATTGGACATTCCCTCCAACAGAAGCATCCATGGGGAAACAGCAGCTTGTTTAGGATCACCCGTTGGGAATCGCAGTCCTGGTCGTTTAGCCTCTGAATTGCCGCTTCGTTCATCTGGTACCAGATATCGTCGGAGGTATCGTCGATAGGCTTGGTTCCCATGAAGACTCCCTCGTCGTGAAAAACCTTTAAAGGCATGGCGGAAAACCCGATATAAGGGGGATAGTTGTTGTTTATCTGGTGGTTCGCCACAAACTGGACCCAAAGGCATATGGGGTCGTAGTTTAAGCTGGCAAAGGCTACCTTTCCCAGGTAAAAATCTCGGCTCTTGAACTTTTCCCCGAGGAAGCCCTGGATATGAGAGCAAAAAGAGGCTATCCAGAGCAGAAGAATGCCACCGGAAAACATATCCATACCTAGATTATCTCAAGAAACCGGAATAACGGTCACCACGCTCTAAAACTGGAGAAAAAAACTCAGATTGTCCGGCAAAGCTGCACTTGGCAGAGAGGATGATTCCGATAAGTGGAGCTCCAGGGATAAGTTCCTAATCGTCCACCATACATAGAAGTCTCTCGTTTTTAAGGAACACCGGATATTTCCGCGTTCATGTAACTTAGCTTGCGAAACTAAATACCTCAAGGCAATCAAGAGGCTACTAATCAAATAATTCCTTGCAGATGCAATTGAATATGTTTTCCGATGCCGTATTCCCATTAGGGGGCAAAAGATACTCCTTAAAGAAAACGTCACGTTGATCTTTCATATAGTCGTCGCCATCTAAGATAACTTTATCTATAAAATTAATGATATCTTCCTCGCTATAAGCATGATAATGCTGAGTGAGAGCCATCTTGCCAAATTCGTTGAATCTTGATGGCATATCAGAGTCGAGCATCGTGAAAAGAGAAGGTTTTCCACAGTAGAGATATTCTGCTGTAAACGAGCAACTATCCAGTATCATAGCATCGGATCCATTAAAAAGGTCTATATAAGTATCAGTTTCTAGCTGTGTGTTTTCCCCTTCCTGCCACCACCGATAGTACTCGTCGGTTTTTTCTTTTCCCCATAGAGGGTGATTGTAAAGCTTTACCTTCAGGAGAGGGTGGGGCTTAAAGGCAAGTTGAACCCGGCCTTGATATCTTTGAGCTATCAGCCTAAACAAATCGCCATAAAGTAAAAAATTAGAGTAAGTAACACCATTCTTGCCTATGCTATGGTGAGGAGCCCATATTATCCTCTTTGCGGTGGAGACATACTCCTTCCATGCCGGAGTTTCAGTTCTTTTCCCATAGATAAGGTCATCAACTCCAGGGAATCCGGTTATGACCACATTTGCCCCTTTGTTACGTGATTTCCTTGCAATATCGAGATGTATACTGGTTTCATAGAAAGCTTTCCATAAGACATTGTGAAAAAGCAGGTCATTTTGCTCTTCAAACATACATGTAACGTTTAAATTGTAAGGGACATAGCAGGATAATAGATTCATAAAATTAGTCACACAAAAATTTTTTACTACAATGTTATGAGGATTAGTAAAAAAAATAATATCAGGATTAATTATTTTTTTCACATCCAGAAAATTATTAGTGCTTGCATCATAACCTTTTGTAGGCTGATACCCTTTCTCTTTAAAGTGAGAGTAGGCCTTGTCCATTTCTACAGTCATGTTTTCTCTCCCGTAATTTATGACGGGACAAATAACAACTTTGGGATCAAAACGGCTATCCTCCAGCATTAACTTAAAAACCCCATCGTACTTCCAAACCGAAGAATGTGTTATGAAAAAAGCGACCCTAACTCTTTTTTTGTTTTTTAGTTTTTTTAAACAATTTTTATGTAGATTTGCTTGACGAGCTATTTGGTATAATTCCAAATGCGGATTAATCAACAACTTAATTTTACGAACAACGTTCTTGACAGCCTCGGGCGTAATTTTTCGGAGAAAGCTCCGCATCATAAAAGACCTCCAAAACTCTATTGCACAAACAAAGCCATAGCTTTTTTGCAAACTCTAAAGACTCCATACGTTAGCCCAAGCAAAACCAAGACTCGAACGAAAAGAAGATGGCCTAGCACAAAAAAAACTACAGTAGACACCGCTAGATAGGCAATAGACCTAAGATGAAAACCTGATCCGTACATATTGATACCTAGAATCTTACGTGTCGCTATAAAGTGAAAAAGAAAGAAAGAAAAATAGGAAACAGCGGTGGTTATAGCGGCAGCAGGATAGCCGTACTTGGGAACAAACAAAAGGTTCAAAACGATGTTTACAGCAGCGGAGAGAAGGGTACCTGAGGCATTCAAATAAGTCTTCTTCTCGTAACTTTGTATCCTTATCTCAAAAAAAGCCATGAAATGAAAATATACCGCCATAAAAACCCAGGGGACCAGATATAACCCGTCCCAATATCTTTGGTCTGCCAGTAGCCTTACCATTTCTGGACTTATAAATAGAAGAGCCACATAGCCTAACACAAAAAGATCCCTATAGACCAAGGAGGCTTTTTGTATCAGGCCAAACTCCTTTGATTTCATCTTGTCAAAAAACCACGGAGTCCACGCAAGGTTAGACGACGCCAGGATAATACTAGCGATCATCCCTACGCTATATGCAAAACTATATATTCCTGTTGAAGCATTTCCTAAATACTTGCTTATAACGATCTTATCAAAGCTCGCATTTATAAGAACGCTTAGTTCGCTGATAACCAGAGGTGACGAATAACACAAAGCATACTTCCAAAAATTAGGCTCTACCAGCTTTTTTCCACGCTTAATTATAAATATAAAACATGGTATGGAAACAAGACCAGCGACCAAAAACTCTCCCAGTATCCTGCCGTAATACCTGTTTTCCTCAGAGACTGTGAGAATAAGGGCGATGGACAAGGCGGCACCAAGCAGTGTGGATATTATCGTCAACACTGAAACTCTATTAGCCTTATACTCAAAACGAAGTTTGAAAATTATATATGTCCTGACAAACCGGAAATAAGCCTGGAAGACCGCCAAAAAGACAAGCAGGACGGATAGCCCGGTGACAGCTGTCAAAAATTCTTTTGACAGCCAAAAAACTGATACGAACCCCATAAACAGCAGAAGAGAGAGAAACAGTACACTTGAGGCAAATTGATCATATCGCTCCGCAAAGTCCGATTTTGCTATACCGAGGGAATTTGCTAGACTTAACGTAATCACAATGGAAAAAATAGAGAGCCACGTGTTGTAAAGTGCAACGACGCCGTAGTCAGAGGTTGATAATAGCCTCGTGAATATGGGCATTGTAATTATCGAAAATCCCTTCAAAAAAAAGTCAGTAAACATGTATATGCCAGCTGACTTTATAAGCTTATTGGAGAACAACCCCTTTAAGCTCATGACACAGTTTTCCGACTATAGGCTTTCAATTCCCACATACTCCCCTAACGTCCCTTCCTCCAGCCAACGGCAAGCGTTTTCGTAGTCTTCGTTGGTATCGAACTCTATCCAGCCGTTGTTAAAACGCTCTGCCTTGACCTTCTCGTCGGATTCTATAATAGCCTGGAGAAGGTCCGTCATGTAGGCCTGGCGAACTGCCTTCCCCGACTGTTTCCACGGCTTGTCGATGTAGGAGCGATACGCCTCATCCAGTATTTCAGTAATTTTTTTAAGTCCTATGGCTGAAAACTTTAGCAGTCCTACGTAGCGGGCGTCGATCTCGCTGGGATCGGGGTTCTCTTTCCCTAAAGAGAGGATGTTAGAGTCTCCATCTATGGTCAAGCTTTCCGTGTCAAAGTCCACCCTCCCATATCTAGCTTGCCAATAGCTCTTCCAGTTATCGTCTACGGCAACGACGTAATCTCCCTTAGCACCGATCATCCGGTCCAACATTTCTTTCGTGAAAAGAACGTCCGAATAGCTTACTATTATATCGTTGTCAAACTCGCCTTTTGCGGCCAAGAGTGACTCGATCATGTTTGTGGTGGCATACTCGGTGTTGGTATAGTAAGTAACATCTTTATACTGAATACGATCGCCGGCAAAGCCACGGATCACTATTATTCTGTCAATTCCGCAGGAACGGAACAGCTCTATTTGACGCTCAATGATAGTTTTGCCGTTGAAGGGCAACATTCCTTTGGGGAGATTTTCCGTGTATTTTTTGAGCCTTGTTCCCTGCCCTGCCGCTAGTATTATGGCTTTCATCTATAGCACGCCTCCATCTGAGATAAACATCTTGACCAGTTCGGTCGAGATTCGAGCTGATTCTTCTTTTTCAAAAGATCTTTCAGGATGCCACTGTAGTCCGAGTATTTTCTTCTCGTTACAGCAAAAACCTTCCACCACTCCGTTTTCCCGGTCTAAGGCCAACAGGTCGAGTCCTTTAGCCAGGCTCTTTTCGAGAATCCCATCGTTATGAAAGTTATTGACATATATCTCCTTAGCGTTCGAGAGCATCACTGGGTGGTCTAAGCCAATTTTTCTCGGAACGTCCAGATTGGTGAGCCTGGATATCTTCCCCCCGAACAGGGCGTTTATATGTTGCATTCCACGACATATTCCCAGTATAGGTATGCTCTCGCCTATCGCCCAATCTATGAGTCTTTCCTCCATTCGATCTCTTTTGAGCTGTAAAGGATCATCATGGGGACTATCGTAGTAGTGAGGTGGCAAACTTCCCCCACCGGTCAGCACTACTACATCAACCGAGGTTTTTTTGACCAAAGCAGGAATCTCACTGTGAAAATTGGATATTGCCCAAGGATCTAAGCCCAAACTTTCGAAAAAATCTATATAGGTGGACTCGATGACATCTGTAGGCACTCCATGAGAATCGGTTACCTCTCTCGGCGTCAGAAGAGCTATCACCTCAGGACACCTCCGAACCTAGTCCTCAAGCCTCAGAATCTTGCCGTTTTTACAGTCTAAAACGGCCGACGAGAGACTTAAAACGTTGCTGTATATTTTTTCTCCACAGCCAATAGCGGCGGGAATGCCAAACTCAGCACATCGAATGGCCATGTGGGAAGCAACTCCACCGTACTTAGTTATCAATCCTTTGATCCCTTTCGCAAAAATCCAGTCAAAACCGGGGTCCGCTTTGGTTATCGCAACTATTTTGTCACCGATATCCCCATCCGGCTCGTCCTCAAGGAAGACTATCTCTCCTTTTGCAACTTTTTTAGTGATGAAGTTGGGCCTAAGCTCGCTGATATGGATAAAGTCTACATCTATGGATGTAGAAATCACATCGGAGAGGATCAGCTTTGAGTTTTCCCCGTGTTCTGCTTTTCTGTGTCCAATGATCGTCAACAGAAAGCTTTTCAGCTCCTCTTCGCTTGAATAATACCCAGAAGCTAGAAGATCGGGCATTTCGAGGTAGGACAAAAGGGATCTTTCGATATCGAGAATCTCGCCTATTTTTGCGACGACTTCAATCGCTAGACTGAGAGATTTTGTGAATTCGAATTTAAAGAATTCCCGTTGCTCAAAGGCCGAACGAAGGACATCCAAAAAGAGCTCTGGGGCTATCTTAAAGCCAGACTCCTGAAGAACCTTTTTTAGCCTTACAGGTTCAAGCCCCAATTCAGAGGACGATTTGCCCTCCTTCTGAATGGCTCCACCTTTTCCTGGCGAACTTTGAAAGGATATTTGGTCGTATCTTTTAGCCCTAATGTCGTATGTACCAGAACGTAAATGGCCGTATTTCCGGTCAAAGTCGTGCCTGGAGAGACTACCGGAAAGATAGCCTGCAAAGTCCTCTTCAAACTCGGAGGCAACTGTTCTTATGGACAACATAAAAGACCCTATTTCATCCTCGGAGAAGTATCCTCTAGAGACCATAGACCGGCAGAGGGAGTTGGCTATAAAGGCATATCGAGCCTGTCTGGAGAACTGGGGTGTTCCGTAGTTTTTAACGTCTCCGATGAGAACCTTAAAATAATCCAACAATGCACAGAGGTCCTCTCCTCTAAAGGGAAGCTCTTTTTCTATAGCGTCCCTGCTTTGAGCCATTTTCTCTAAGTCTATTTTATCCCGTTGCAGCACGTCGAAATAGTCCAGTAGGGCTTTATCGGTCAACGAGAAGAGAGCTGTTTTAATTTTTTCGATCTCCATTTCCGAAAAACCATGTTCAAGAAGATCCGCCAGTCGGTTCTCAGTCGTAAAGTCGAAACAACTTAAGACTATCTCAAACTCGATTTTGTCGTGAGCGGTTATGTCCTGTTTTAGCTTCTTCCTGTAATACTGCATCAACTTTATGCTCGTCTTATGATCCAAAGCATCGGGGATTAGGCTTAAAAAGGAATACTCAAGGGAGATATATGGTTTGTTGCCTATTTTATACATAAGGTCTTTTGCTACTTT
The uncultured Dethiosulfovibrio sp. genome window above contains:
- a CDS encoding phosphocholine cytidylyltransferase family protein; the protein is MKAIILAAGQGTRLKKYTENLPKGMLPFNGKTIIERQIELFRSCGIDRIIVIRGFAGDRIQYKDVTYYTNTEYATTNMIESLLAAKGEFDNDIIVSYSDVLFTKEMLDRMIGAKGDYVVAVDDNWKSYWQARYGRVDFDTESLTIDGDSNILSLGKENPDPSEIDARYVGLLKFSAIGLKKITEILDEAYRSYIDKPWKQSGKAVRQAYMTDLLQAIIESDEKVKAERFNNGWIEFDTNEDYENACRWLEEGTLGEYVGIESL
- a CDS encoding gamma-glutamyl-gamma-aminobutyrate hydrolase family protein (Members of this family of hydrolases with an active site Cys residue belong to MEROPS family C26.); translated protein: MIALLTPREVTDSHGVPTDVIESTYIDFFESLGLDPWAISNFHSEIPALVKKTSVDVVVLTGGGSLPPHYYDSPHDDPLQLKRDRMEERLIDWAIGESIPILGICRGMQHINALFGGKISRLTNLDVPRKIGLDHPVMLSNAKEIYVNNFHNDGILEKSLAKGLDLLALDRENGVVEGFCCNEKKILGLQWHPERSFEKEESARISTELVKMFISDGGVL
- a CDS encoding transposase, producing the protein MVKRAILSVAPSVEVIKEKVKALSLAHFEETGVRVDKGLCWAHLACNRDYSYISVKKKRGYDGMVASGILPWFREIAVHDFWRS
- a CDS encoding glycosyltransferase family 2 protein, translated to MLSVVIVTYNQEKCVLHTLNSMLKSDVHDMELIVTDDFSTDRTPEVVEDWIDKNGHQFANAKLVKGSKNVGIVGNFRKGIAASKGSLLKGLAGDDWFLPGAIDIIKKYDGIKNTIFCSDVVEVDELTGKKRIRRNDRRLFTPMTNRERANLLAGVGCMILAPGAFYSRDVWDDSAHLLCGIKHIEDYYLWFCSAKKGKRFAEVAFSPVCYRVHGNNTCAFKLKKLSAVQRDFLRDEMNINIKMSRDAEVSLVARYSAMVRFIAGFLFYKSYDYVGRSVAMWLLRIIRLADPIYFKNATLKVREHILNR
- a CDS encoding oligosaccharide flippase family protein, yielding MFTDFFLKGFSIITMPIFTRLLSTSDYGVVALYNTWLSIFSIVITLSLANSLGIAKSDFAERYDQFASSVLFLSLLLFMGFVSVFWLSKEFLTAVTGLSVLLVFLAVFQAYFRFVRTYIIFKLRFEYKANRVSVLTIISTLLGAALSIALILTVSEENRYYGRILGEFLVAGLVSIPCFIFIIKRGKKLVEPNFWKYALCYSSPLVISELSVLINASFDKIVISKYLGNASTGIYSFAYSVGMIASIILASSNLAWTPWFFDKMKSKEFGLIQKASLVYRDLFVLGYVALLFISPEMVRLLADQRYWDGLYLVPWVFMAVYFHFMAFFEIRIQSYEKKTYLNASGTLLSAAVNIVLNLLFVPKYGYPAAAITTAVSYFSFFLFHFIATRKILGINMYGSGFHLRSIAYLAVSTVVFFVLGHLLFVRVLVLLGLTYGVFRVCKKAMALFVQ
- a CDS encoding IS3 family transposase; protein product: MIGASDRRKAVELIEEAISNGSTQAKACRELGITERTFQRWCKEGEVKEDQRPYAPRSNPQKLSPTEERKVLELANSPEYASAPPAQIENDLLEKDLYIASESTFYRILRRHKQLNHRGRAAAPVKRSITTHKADGPNQLWSWDITYICGPAKGLFYYLYLIMDLYSRKIVGWEVYDEESGELASEVVTKAVLSEKIRLSEKPMVLHADNGSPMKSATLIATMEKLGALFSHSRPRVSNDNPYSESVFKTLKYRPAFPSGGFKDIDEARTWIHRFVSWYNHTHRHSALNYVTPEQRHEGKAQEILAKRESTLREAKRRHPNRWRNRPIRNCSIEETVYLNPEKESQEKRRD
- a CDS encoding CDP-glycerol glycerophosphotransferase family protein — translated: MMRSFLRKITPEAVKNVVRKIKLLINPHLELYQIARQANLHKNCLKKLKNKKRVRVAFFITHSSVWKYDGVFKLMLEDSRFDPKVVICPVINYGRENMTVEMDKAYSHFKEKGYQPTKGYDASTNNFLDVKKIINPDIIFFTNPHNIVVKNFCVTNFMNLLSCYVPYNLNVTCMFEEQNDLLFHNVLWKAFYETSIHLDIARKSRNKGANVVITGFPGVDDLIYGKRTETPAWKEYVSTAKRIIWAPHHSIGKNGVTYSNFLLYGDLFRLIAQRYQGRVQLAFKPHPLLKVKLYNHPLWGKEKTDEYYRWWQEGENTQLETDTYIDLFNGSDAMILDSCSFTAEYLYCGKPSLFTMLDSDMPSRFNEFGKMALTQHYHAYSEEDIINFIDKVILDGDDYMKDQRDVFFKEYLLPPNGNTASENIFNCICKELFD
- a CDS encoding PEP/pyruvate-binding domain-containing protein, translating into MNISYTFGIIDLMHYGHVKTLRQAKNDSDLHFFGLVGDDAAVSWMGALVSNYEERKSVVESLICIDKVLFQKTLDPLENLKALHDEYPDAKIKLYHGNNWKIMPSEEYLKSIGGEVVFTEYYEKLKPENILKLLNQRKTSARPASDLISTKANTLLALKQRLKLSKVEDIMVLKVKDYEENPDSSCKKVQEAFSGEKIVVRSSSSNEDSFESSNAGHYDSVLDVNSNSQSEVSSAIERVIASYKKDISGGCIEEQILIQSQTKDVVASGVVFTRDINHNRPYYLINYDDSGSTDSVTSGKGGRSIWISRDNSSEAVEGSLWKGLIASVQEIEGIFEDMVLDIEFAVNSRGEVIIFQVRPLAASYKYAQDTDDISFFELKNVAKKAYMKLSNDVDADGMMLSDMAFWNPSEIVGSNPRNLDYSLYREIITKRAWNEGLVPMGYKKVAKDLMYKIGNKPYISLEYSFLSLIPDALDHKTSIKLMQYYRKKLKQDITAHDKIEFEIVLSCFDFTTENRLADLLEHGFSEMEIEKIKTALFSLTDKALLDYFDVLQRDKIDLEKMAQSRDAIEKELPFRGEDLCALLDYFKVLIGDVKNYGTPQFSRQARYAFIANSLCRSMVSRGYFSEDEIGSFMLSIRTVASEFEEDFAGYLSGSLSRHDFDRKYGHLRSGTYDIRAKRYDQISFQSSPGKGGAIQKEGKSSSELGLEPVRLKKVLQESGFKIAPELFLDVLRSAFEQREFFKFEFTKSLSLAIEVVAKIGEILDIERSLLSYLEMPDLLASGYYSSEEELKSFLLTIIGHRKAEHGENSKLILSDVISTSIDVDFIHISELRPNFITKKVAKGEIVFLEDEPDGDIGDKIVAITKADPGFDWIFAKGIKGLITKYGGVASHMAIRCAEFGIPAAIGCGEKIYSNVLSLSSAVLDCKNGKILRLED